The genomic region AGCGCTGCGCAAAATTTACAGCGATATAGCTCCCGGCGACCGCAAGCTCGTCGGCACGCTGGTCTACTGCACGCTGCGCCGCCAGACTCTGTGGAAGGCCGTGCTGCTCAAATACTGCAGGCGTCAGCCGCGTGCGTTGCCGCAGACGACTGCGAACGCGCTTATGATAGGCATCGCCGGGATCGCTGAGCTCAGGCACTTCGTGCTTCCCGTCCTCGTGAACGGCCTCGTGCAGGCGATAAAAAACAGCGGCGACGTCAGGGATATAGGGCTGGTGAACGCCGTGCTGCATACCGTCGCCGACGAATCTGCGGGCTTCCTCGAAAGCCTGAAGAGGAGCAGCGCGCTGCGCGACCAGGCCCTTTACTGGGGGGTCCCGGGATGGGCCGCGGCGCAGTGGTCGAAGGAGCTTTCGATAGCGGAGGCGAAAAAGCTCGTCCGCGCCGTCGGCATGAAGACGTATCTGTCGCTGCGCCTATCGCGCGGCGTGGAGAGGGAGGAGTATATAAAGCGCTATAACGCGTCGGGGCGCAGAGGATGGGCGTCCCCCTTCCTCGAATTCTCCGTCCGCACCGCGGCAAACCCGTATCCCGTAGACCTACCGGGCTTCGGCGAAGGGATGGTCATGCCGCAGAGCGAATCCTCGATGCTCGCCGCGGATCTGCTCGCGGGCTATGCGAAGGGCGGAAGGATTCTCGACATGTGCTGCGGGCGCGGCGTAAAGACCGGGCAGCTCGCCGACACGATGCCCGGCGCGCGCATCGAGGCGTGGGACCTCTCTGAGAAAAAGATAAACGCAGCGCGCTTTGAAGTAGTTAGAATGAAAGCGGAGAGCCGCGTCGAGTTCAAGAGCGGCGACGCGCTCGAACTCGTCCCGGACGAAGAGCCCGACGCGATACTGCTCGACGCTCCCTGCTCCGGAAGCGGGACCTGGGGACGTCATCCCGAAAGCAAATGGCGCATGTCGCCCGAACAGATACAGAAGAACGGCGATCTGCAAAGAAAGCTGCTCGAACGCGCCGCGTCTCTGCTGAAGCCCGGGGGCTTCCTGCTTTACAGTACTTGCAGCCTCTTCCGCGAAGAGAACGAAAAGGTCGTCGCGGACGTGATGGGGCGCCATCCGGAGCTGCTTGAGATGCCGCACCTGAGAAACGCCGCGTTCATGAACAAGGGCAAGCCGTACGGCACCGTCATTTTCCCGGCGCTGCCGTGGGTGGACGGTTTTTATACGGCGCTTCTCACGAAGAGAAAATAGGAGGCAGGCTAATGGGAAAGTTCCACCGTTGGGGAATGATATTTGCGTTTCTTGTGATTATCGGCTGCGCTTACATCGGCATAAGGATGGTCTTCGTGGAGGATAAGGACTCCGAGGTGCCGTCGGTTACGGGAATGCAGATCGTAGACGCGGTCGACGCGCTTCAGGAGAAGGGGCTGCTCGCCAAGGTCGATAAGGTGGACTCGGCGCTGCCGGCCGATACCGTCGTTTCGCAGAACCTGCAGGCGGGAGAAAAGGTTTCGCGCGGAAAGGTCGTCCTCCTGCGCGTCAGCAAGGGAGGCGCGATACTGCCTATACCCGACGTGCGCGGGATGAAGTTTGAAGATGGGGTCAAAAAGCTCAGCGAATCCGGCTTCAAGGTCGATAAGATAAAGCGCGTCACGGACAAGCTGAAGCCCTCCGGGACGATAATAGCCCAGAACCCGTCGTCGCCGCAGAAGGTAGCGGCGAGCTGCATGGTCAGCCTGCTCGTAAGCAGCGGAGTGAACGGGGAAAGCCCCTTCGTCGTGATACCGGAGCTTCGCGGGAACGACAGAAACACCGCCGTCGATATGATAGAACAGCTTGGGCTCCGCCTCGGACAGACGGCCGAGGCCCCGTCGTCG from Synergistes jonesii harbors:
- a CDS encoding RsmB/NOP family class I SAM-dependent RNA methyltransferase, producing MRGLEAALSIYGEVQKGGFASEALRKIYSDIAPGDRKLVGTLVYCTLRRQTLWKAVLLKYCRRQPRALPQTTANALMIGIAGIAELRHFVLPVLVNGLVQAIKNSGDVRDIGLVNAVLHTVADESAGFLESLKRSSALRDQALYWGVPGWAAAQWSKELSIAEAKKLVRAVGMKTYLSLRLSRGVEREEYIKRYNASGRRGWASPFLEFSVRTAANPYPVDLPGFGEGMVMPQSESSMLAADLLAGYAKGGRILDMCCGRGVKTGQLADTMPGARIEAWDLSEKKINAARFEVVRMKAESRVEFKSGDALELVPDEEPDAILLDAPCSGSGTWGRHPESKWRMSPEQIQKNGDLQRKLLERAASLLKPGGFLLYSTCSLFREENEKVVADVMGRHPELLEMPHLRNAAFMNKGKPYGTVIFPALPWVDGFYTALLTKRK
- a CDS encoding PASTA domain-containing protein — translated: MGKFHRWGMIFAFLVIIGCAYIGIRMVFVEDKDSEVPSVTGMQIVDAVDALQEKGLLAKVDKVDSALPADTVVSQNLQAGEKVSRGKVVLLRVSKGGAILPIPDVRGMKFEDGVKKLSESGFKVDKIKRVTDKLKPSGTIIAQNPSSPQKVAASCMVSLLVSSGVNGESPFVVIPELRGNDRNTAVDMIEQLGLRLGQTAEAPSSSVPAGSVLASRPKSGTKVPAGSAVNLTFARTPIASELADDVPPQQDNDKERAEAVRRVVIKETEPTTIPSKLPEVKEQETKVAGAERRGETKEEKNEEPVKETVKAEAPKEAPRAQKPAQPPASAAKLAKVRYQVPPLTRPLSLKIEMTDEMGTRVLKDGTAKSGEYISMNVPYSGEARITIFLGGDFVWQDRYN